A window of the Lolium perenne isolate Kyuss_39 chromosome 7, Kyuss_2.0, whole genome shotgun sequence genome harbors these coding sequences:
- the LOC127314916 gene encoding DEAD-box ATP-dependent RNA helicase 45: MSSGDEERAAASKHHHRDKDKKRDHSSSSSSRRHRDKDRSSSRHHRDERDGERERDRDPDRHHGGKERDREERKAREKEEKKERERERRREERDREKEKEKSRRREAVDEEENEDRDRKRRRRSSRHHHRDAEPEAAPLTKAEEEDDGEEAQMRRQKKKEEDMEAEQQQLDDEMERRRRRVKEWQEKKRREQQLQDGSSGAAATADADGGGESGKKWTLDGEESDEEDASKLDEKKSEENAGSGAMDVDTPNQGNDGNSGADMEEDEIDPLDAFMNSMVLPEVAKLESAAPAMEIVLVANAGGMDDKDDADKKALVKGMGRIMQGDDSDPDYDDSDNNEAGSDDEDDAEFMKRVKKTKAEKLVIVDHSKIDYQPFRKNFYIEVKDITRMSAEEVAAYRKLLEIKVRGKDVPKPIKMWIQSGLTSKLLDTIKKLGFEKPMPIQAQALPIIMSGRDCIGVAKTGSGKTLAFVLPMLRHVKDQPPVVPGDGPIGLIMAPTRELVLQIYSDIKKFSKVLGINCVPIYGGSGVAQQISELKRGAEIVVCTPGRMIDILCTSSGKITNLRRVSFLVLDEADRMFDMGFEPQITRIVQNTRPDRQTVLFSATFPRQVEILARKVLTKPVEVLMGGRSVVNKDITQLVEVRPDSERFFRLLELLGEWFTKGKILVFVHSQEKCDSLLKELFQHGYPCLSLHGGKDQNDRESTLADFKSNVCNLLIATSVAARGLDVKDLEIVVNYDVTNHYEDYVHRVGRTGRAGRKGCAVTFISEEEERYAPDLVKALELSEQAIPEDLKALADRFMLKVRQGTEQAHATGYGGSGFKFNREEEEARQSARRAQGRAHGYEDNSDSGSEEEGGVHRQGDDVAAQSLAAAQAAALAVARAASIANQQATAAGSLLPLLVTPNQPNNDATERALDAARNLAQNLARIQGHAVPEHYDAELEINDFPQNARWKITHKDTLGPIQEWTGAAITTRGTFIPQGRIVGANERKLYLYIEGPNESSVKKAKAELKRVLEDCANHALNLPGSAQTGKYVV, translated from the coding sequence ATGTCCTCCGGCGACGAAGAGCGCGCCGCCGCGTCCAAGCACCACCACCGGGACAAGGACAAGAAGCGCgaccactcctcctcctcctcctcccgccgccaCCGCGACAAGGACCGCTCCTCCTCCCGCCACCACAGGGACGAGAGGGACGGCGAGCGGGAGCGGGACCGAGATCCCGACCGCCACCACGGTGGCAAGGAGCGGGATCGCGAGGAGCGGAAGGCGCgcgagaaggaggagaagaaggagcGGGAGCGGGAGCGGCGTCGCGAGGAGCGCGAcagggagaaggagaaggagaagtcgAGGAGGCGGGAGGCGGTCGACGAGGAGGAGAACGAGGACCGCGACCGCAAGCGCCGCCGCCGGTCctcgcgccaccaccaccgcgacGCGGAGCCGGAGGCGGCGCCTCTGacgaaggcagaggaggaggatgacgggGAGGAGGCGCAGATGCGGcggcagaagaagaaggaggaggacatggaggcggagcagcagcagcTCGACGACGAGATggagcgccgccgtcgccgcgttAAGGAGTGGCAGGAGAAGAAACGCCGCGAGCAGCAGCTACAGGATGGCTCCAGCGGTGCTGCTGCCACCGCTGATGCTGATGGTGGAGGCGAGTCTGGGAAGAAGTGGACCTTGGATGGTGAGGAGTCGGATGAGGAGGATGCAAGTAAGTTGGATGAGAAGAAGTCGGAGGAGAACGCCGGCAGCGGTGCCATGGATGTTGACACCCCTAACCAGGGTAATGATGGAAATAGTGGTGCTGATATGGAGGAGGATGAGATTGACCCCCTCGATGCGTTCATGAACTCCATGGTGTTGCCAGAGGTTGCAAAGCTGGAGAGTGCCGCGCCAGCAATGGAGATTGTGCTTGTTGCCAATGCAGGAGGCATGGATGATAAGGATGATGCAGATAAGAAAGCACTGGTGAAGGGAATGGGGAGAATTATGCAAGGGGATGACTCTGACCCTGATTATGACGACAGTGATAACAACGAGGCTGGGTCGGATGACGAGGATGATGCAGAGTTCATGAAGCGTGTCAAGAAGACAAAGGCAGAGAAGTTGGTTATTGTTGACCATTCCAAGATTGATTACCAGCCATTCCGCAAGAATTTCTATATTGAGGTGAAGGATATTACAAGGATGTCAGCTGAGGAAGTGGCAGCCTACCGGAAGCTGTTGGAGATCAAGGTGCGTGGGAAAGACGTTCCCAAGCCAATAAAGATGTGGATACAGAGTGGTCTGACAAGTAAGCTACTTGACACCATCAAGAAGCTTGGTTTCGAGAAACCGATGCCTATACAGGCACAGGCGCTACCAATCATAATGAGTGGACGCGATTGTATAGGGGTTGCAAAGACTGGTTCTGGCAAGACTCTAGCGTTTGTCTTGCCAATGCTGAGGCATGTCAAAGACCAGCCGCCTGTTGTGCCTGGGGATGGCCCTATTGGGCTCATCATGGCTCCTACCAGAGAGCTGGTGCTGCAAATATATTCTGATATCAAAAAGTTCTCTAAGGTGCTTGGCATCAACTGTGTTCCTATATATGGAGGTTCTGGAGTTGCTCAGCAGATCAGTGAGCTGAAGAGGGGTGCTGAAATTGTTGTTTGCACACCAGGCAGGATGATTGATATCCTTTGCACTAGCAGTGGCAAGATTACCAACCTTAGAAGAGTGTCGTTCTTGGTGTTGGATGAAGCTGATAGGATGTTTGATATGGGTTTTGAACCTCAGATTACTCGAATAGTTCAGAACACCCGTCCAGATAGGCAGACTGTCCTTTTCTCTGCCACTTTTCCACGACAGGTGGAGATACTGGCACGTAAGGTGCTGACAAAGCCTGTTGAGGTTCTGATGGGTGGGAGGAGTGTTGTGAACAAAGATATCACACAACTGGTTGAGGTGCGGCCAGACAGTGAAAGGTTCTTTAGGCTGTTGGAGTTGCTTGGGGAGTGGTTTACAAAGGGAAAAATTCTTGTTTTTGTACACTCGCAAGAAAAATGCGATTCACTACTGAAAGAGCTGTTCCAGCACGGATACCCATGTTTATCTCTGCATGGTGGAAAGGATCAAAATGACCGAGAATCAACTCTTGCTGATTTCAAGAGTAATGTATGCAACCTTCTGATCGCTACCAGTGTTGCTGCTCGGGGTTTAGATGTGAAAGATCTTGAGATTGTTGTCAATTATGATGTCACTAACCATTATGAGGACTATGTTCATCGTGTTGGGCGAACGGGTCGGGCTGGTAGGAAGGGCTGTGCTGTGACATTTATCTCTGAGGAAGAGGAACGCTATGCACCAGATCTTGTTAAGGCTTTAGAACTATCTGAACAGGCCATTCCAGAGGACCTGAAAGCCTTAGCGGATCGATTTATGTTAAAGGTGAGGCAGGGAACAGAGCAGGCCCATGCAACAGGATATGGTGGAAGTGgtttcaagttcaacagagaagaGGAGGAAGCACGACAATCCGCGAGAAGGGCTCAGGGAAGAGCTCATGGATATGAGGACAATTCAGATTCAGGTTCCGAGGAGGAAGGAGGTGTACACAGACAGGGAGATGACGTTGCAGCGCAATCTCTTGCCGCTGCTCAAGCCGCTGCTCTAGCTGTAGCCAGGGCTGCTAGTATTGCCAACCAGCAAGCAACAGCTGCAGGCTCCTTGCTTCCTCTACTGGTTACACCTAACCAACCAAACAATGATGCCACAGAACGTGCACTTGATGCTGCAAGGAACTTAGCACAAAATCTGGCAAGGATACAGGGCCATGCAGTTCCAGAACACTATGATGCTGAGCTTGAGATTAATGATTTCCCACAAAATGCTCGCTGGAAGATCACTCACAAAGATACATTGGGTCCTATTCAGGAATGGACTGGAGCGGCAATTACTACAAGGGGAACCTTTATTCCTCAAGGCAGAATTGTTGGTGCTAACGAGCGCAAGCTGTACCTGTATATCGAGGGTCCCAACGAATCTTCGGTGAAGAAGGCAAAAGCAGAACTGAAGCGTGTCCTTGAGGATTGTGCAAACCATGCGCTCAATCTTCCTGGTTCTGCTCAAACCGGAAAGTACGTTGTTTGA
- the LOC127314917 gene encoding THO complex subunit 7A-like → MLTKGRRVAGRGEDMSAHYAFGPHEDDAIIKHRLLTRTTTTRGEPPLKKLQKKFMSFATEVEKDADNTSDCEKLYKAFLQEINTFELPLLKSKAVVDANLREKESFNELQVEIQRQILQAQTDIEDLKKQLEQSKIERQHKEECEAIRKLISMQPPRSETEKLIADLEKEIANLEAESAACTRTLELRKKQFALLLHVVEELQISIEDEQRSIADELRAATEEPKMSIEEGSGGASDAMAVD, encoded by the exons ATGCTTACCAAAGGGAGGAGAGTTGCTGGAAGGGGTGAAGACATGTCTGCACATTATGCATTTGGGCCACATGAGGATGATGCGATTATTAAACACCGGCTTCTGACCAGGACTACAACTACCAGGGGCGAACCACCCCTAAAGAAGCTCCAAAAGAAGTTCATGTCCTTTGCCACCGAGGTTGAGAAGGATGCAGACAATACAAGTGACTGTGAGAAGCTGTACAAGGCCTTTCTACAGGAAATTAACACGTTTGAGCTGCCTCTTCTTAAAAGCAAGGCTGTAGTTGATGCAAACCTTAGGGAGAAGGAGAGCTTCAATGAGCTGCAGGTTGAGATCCAGCGGCAAATCTTGCAAGCCCAGACTGATATTGAGGATCTTAAAAAGCAACTTGAACAAAGCAAGATTGAGAGGCAGCACAAAGAGGAGTGTGAAGCGATCAGAAAACTGATATCCATGCAGCCTCCCCGGTCAGAAACCGAGAAACTCATCGCTGATCTTGAGAAGGAGATAGCTAATTTGGAGGCTGAGAGTGCAGCATGTACAAGGACATTAGAGCTTAGGAAGAAGCAGTTTGCTCTTCTTCTGCATGTG GTGGAGGAATTGCAAATCTCAATCGAAGATGAGCAAAGGAGCATAGCGGATGAGCTGAGAGCCGCCACTGAAGAACCAAAGATGAGCATAGAGGAGGGCAGCGGCGGTGCTTCAGATGCAATGGCTGTAGACTGA